The following coding sequences lie in one Candidatus Methylomirabilis lanthanidiphila genomic window:
- the envC gene encoding Murein hydrolase activator EnvC precursor, with protein sequence MVQSPLTRWVIIALIATLLVGSRSGLAADTKTGSSSRLREKRNELSQIKKELNHERKQARQVAQKERTLSDELDRINRELQQKGRELKDLQTRLKISAERLRMTQHDIGLTRTRLDRIQDLFRRRVRAIYKQGQHGYVQALLSSEDLSGAERRIRYLATIAHQDRQMVAAYTATIETLGTQQAELERSKAELTQGQKAVTEKREEILEEQQTRRVLLVKVQEEKKGHLAAVLELELAARELQRLIGRLQQQKRPQIGRAPRPIPPQASDRSEEPSGSFASLKGRLPWPTTGVLASTFGRQKHARYRTVTFNHGIEINAPEGQKIVSVSDGVALYVDWFKGYGRLIVLDHGEGYYTVYAHAAEVLVKAGDRVAKGQAIGSVGNTGSVTGSQLYFEIRYRGGPQNPVAWLAPM encoded by the coding sequence ATGGTTCAGTCGCCCCTTACCCGCTGGGTGATAATCGCGTTGATTGCAACGCTCCTTGTCGGCTCACGATCCGGCTTGGCGGCTGACACCAAGACAGGATCCTCATCGCGCCTCCGAGAGAAGCGGAACGAACTCAGTCAGATCAAAAAAGAGCTGAACCATGAGCGCAAGCAAGCGCGGCAGGTCGCCCAGAAAGAGCGCACACTTTCTGATGAGCTGGACCGGATTAATCGAGAGCTTCAGCAGAAGGGACGGGAGCTGAAGGATCTGCAGACCAGATTGAAGATCAGCGCAGAGCGGCTTCGGATGACCCAGCACGATATCGGGCTCACCCGAACTCGCCTTGACCGGATACAGGACCTGTTCCGGAGACGTGTTCGCGCCATTTATAAACAGGGGCAGCACGGCTATGTGCAGGCCCTTCTATCCTCTGAGGATCTCTCGGGCGCCGAGCGCCGTATACGATACCTCGCAACCATTGCACATCAGGATCGACAGATGGTCGCGGCCTATACCGCCACGATTGAGACGCTGGGGACTCAACAGGCCGAACTGGAACGATCGAAGGCCGAGTTGACCCAGGGCCAGAAGGCCGTCACAGAAAAACGCGAAGAAATTCTGGAAGAGCAGCAGACCAGGCGCGTATTATTGGTCAAGGTGCAGGAGGAGAAAAAGGGTCATCTGGCAGCGGTTCTGGAACTGGAGCTGGCAGCCCGCGAGCTACAGCGCCTTATCGGTCGTCTGCAGCAACAGAAGCGGCCTCAGATCGGGAGAGCGCCTCGTCCGATACCGCCGCAGGCTTCCGACCGGTCCGAAGAACCGAGTGGATCGTTTGCGTCGCTCAAGGGCCGCTTGCCGTGGCCTACCACCGGCGTCCTGGCCTCTACATTCGGGCGGCAGAAGCACGCGCGTTACAGGACGGTGACCTTCAACCACGGCATTGAGATCAATGCTCCAGAGGGACAAAAAATCGTCTCGGTCTCTGATGGCGTCGCGCTGTACGTCGATTGGTTCAAAGGGTATGGCCGGCTGATCGTCCTCGACCACGGCGAGGGATACTATACCGTCTATGCGCATGCCGCCGAGGTCCTCGTCAAGGCGGGCGACCGCGTCGCAAAGGGGCAGGCCATCGGATCAGTGGGTAATACAGGGTCAGTAACCGGATCACAGCTCTATTTCGAAATACGGTATCGTGGCGGGCCCCAGAATCCTGTGGCTTGGCTTGCCCCCATGTGA
- a CDS encoding endonuclease, which yields MTPRPPPHIQPDDLILGAHMSIAGGVDLAPLRGQQVGCRTIQLFTKSSNQWRARPLPSEEIDRFRANLQAAAIAPTIAHGAYLINLASTDPALHQRSMAACMEELERAEALDIPYLVIHPGAHMRAGEEAGLRQVANSLRELLKRTEGCRVRAVLETTAGQGTTLGYRFEQIALLLHGISLPERTGVCLDTCHLFAAGYDIRTPDAYHAVLDLFDRIVGISSLKVIHLNDSKGELGCRVDRHEHIGKGTIGLAAFRCLVTDPRLRGIPMIIETPKKGDFIEADQRNLSTLLDLAKSRRVPHERTE from the coding sequence ATGACACCCCGGCCGCCGCCGCATATCCAACCGGACGACTTGATCCTCGGCGCCCATATGTCGATCGCGGGAGGAGTTGATCTGGCGCCGCTCAGAGGTCAGCAGGTCGGCTGTCGGACGATTCAGCTTTTCACCAAAAGCAGCAATCAGTGGCGGGCCAGGCCATTACCATCCGAAGAGATCGACCGATTCCGTGCAAATCTTCAGGCTGCCGCGATCGCCCCGACCATCGCACACGGCGCGTACCTGATCAATCTGGCCTCCACAGACCCCGCGTTGCATCAGAGGTCGATGGCGGCCTGCATGGAGGAGCTCGAGCGAGCCGAGGCGTTGGACATCCCCTATCTGGTCATCCATCCTGGGGCCCACATGAGGGCCGGCGAGGAGGCGGGATTGCGACAGGTCGCGAATAGCCTCCGGGAACTGCTGAAGCGGACGGAAGGTTGCCGAGTCCGGGCAGTGCTCGAAACCACCGCCGGTCAGGGAACCACCTTGGGATATCGGTTCGAGCAGATCGCCCTCCTGCTCCATGGGATCAGTCTTCCTGAGCGGACCGGCGTCTGCCTGGATACCTGTCATCTGTTCGCGGCCGGCTACGATATTCGGACGCCGGATGCCTATCATGCTGTACTGGATCTGTTCGACCGAATCGTGGGCATCTCCTCGCTCAAGGTCATTCACCTCAACGACAGCAAGGGGGAATTGGGGTGCCGCGTAGACCGTCATGAGCACATCGGCAAGGGAACGATCGGCCTCGCGGCGTTCCGCTGCCTGGTTACCGATCCTCGCCTGCGCGGGATTCCAATGATCATCGAAACCCCGAAAAAAGGCGATTTTATCGAGGCGGATCAGCGAAACCTGAGCACCCTCCTGGACCTCGCAAAAAGCCGTCGGGTACCGCACGAACGTACCGAATAG
- a CDS encoding Cell division protein FtsX: MGERLKYLLTCALINLVRAGWGGLASIASIAVSFVIIGIFVLLIQHFNALVAQWQEQFQVSIFLDDQITPLQMDILKRRIENEAAVKTFTFTSKEEALTNFRRELKGQESLLEGLGDNPLPASFQLKIREGYQSPEALKWLSAYLSRLEGVEEIQYGQEWVERMSQAARLIRLLGTIIGSVLTLGSAMIVSNTIRLAVYARAQEIEIMRLVGATKAYIRAPFLVEGMLQGGLGAGLALGVLFAAYRFVAPTFSATSSLFLRATGHGFLESSMIAGLVGGGAVIGALGSLIAVSRFLKM, from the coding sequence ATGGGTGAGAGACTGAAATATCTGTTGACGTGCGCCCTGATCAACCTGGTTCGTGCCGGATGGGGCGGCTTGGCGTCAATCGCCAGCATCGCGGTGTCGTTTGTCATCATCGGCATTTTTGTCCTGTTGATCCAGCATTTCAACGCGCTGGTCGCTCAGTGGCAGGAGCAGTTCCAGGTGTCTATCTTTCTGGATGACCAGATTACTCCTTTGCAGATGGACATACTGAAGCGACGGATTGAGAACGAGGCGGCCGTCAAGACCTTTACGTTCACGAGTAAGGAAGAGGCGCTTACCAATTTCCGTCGGGAGCTCAAGGGGCAGGAAAGCCTTCTCGAGGGTTTGGGAGATAATCCGCTCCCTGCGTCGTTCCAGCTCAAGATCCGCGAGGGATATCAAAGCCCTGAGGCCCTCAAATGGCTCAGCGCGTACTTGAGTCGCCTTGAGGGCGTGGAGGAGATCCAGTACGGACAGGAATGGGTCGAGCGGATGTCTCAGGCTGCGCGGCTCATCAGGCTGCTGGGCACCATCATCGGTTCGGTGCTGACGCTCGGGTCGGCGATGATCGTCTCAAATACGATTCGGCTTGCCGTCTACGCGCGCGCGCAGGAGATTGAAATCATGCGCCTCGTCGGCGCCACTAAGGCGTATATCCGCGCCCCCTTTCTAGTGGAGGGGATGCTTCAGGGCGGCCTTGGCGCCGGGCTTGCGCTGGGTGTCTTGTTTGCGGCCTACCGATTTGTGGCGCCGACCTTCAGTGCCACCTCTTCGCTCTTCTTGAGAGCGACGGGTCATGGGTTCTTGGAGTCGTCAATGATCGCAGGTCTGGTGGGCGGGGGCGCAGTGATCGGCGCCTTGGGTAGTTTGATTGCTGTCAGCCGCTTCCTGAAGATGTAG
- a CDS encoding ATPase has product MSTNRPRALVAWSSGKDSAWALQVLRQAGEVEVVGLLTTFNEAFDRVAMHAVRRGLVEAQARAAGLPLVNVPLPWPCSNAAYEEAMGRALAEVRTQLQVTHVAFGDLFLEDVRQYRESRMRGTGLTPLFPLWGRPTRTLAREMVSAGLEARITCVDPKRLAPSYAGRLFDGNLLDELPHEVDPCGERGEFHTFAWAGPMFAYPIPVSPGEVVTRDGFVFADLLPGTDNHGAIEA; this is encoded by the coding sequence GTGTCGACGAACCGTCCACGGGCGCTGGTCGCATGGAGTAGCGGGAAGGACTCGGCTTGGGCGCTCCAGGTCCTGCGGCAGGCGGGTGAGGTGGAGGTGGTGGGGCTGCTCACTACCTTCAATGAGGCGTTCGACCGCGTCGCCATGCACGCCGTGCGGCGCGGGCTGGTCGAGGCGCAGGCACGGGCCGCCGGTCTCCCGCTCGTCAATGTGCCGCTTCCCTGGCCGTGCTCCAATGCAGCCTATGAGGAGGCGATGGGCCGGGCCCTGGCCGAGGTCCGCACGCAGCTTCAGGTTACGCATGTTGCCTTTGGCGATCTCTTCCTCGAGGACGTCCGGCAGTATCGTGAGAGCCGGATGCGGGGCACTGGACTCACGCCGCTGTTTCCACTGTGGGGCCGGCCAACACGAACCCTCGCCCGCGAGATGGTGAGCGCCGGCCTCGAGGCCAGGATTACGTGCGTCGATCCAAAGAGGCTCGCCCCCTCGTATGCAGGGCGCCTATTCGATGGTAATCTATTGGATGAATTGCCTCATGAGGTGGATCCTTGTGGCGAACGTGGCGAGTTTCACACCTTTGCCTGGGCAGGGCCGATGTTTGCCTATCCGATTCCGGTGAGTCCTGGTGAGGTGGTCACCCGCGACGGCTTCGTCTTCGCCGACCTGCTGCCAGGCACCGACAACCACGGGGCGATCGAAGCGTAA
- a CDS encoding cell division protein FtsE, with the protein MIQMFHVYKTFGKDLEALVDVDLHIHKGEMVFLTGPNGAGKSTLLRLIFCDELPTSGQILVNGRNIVRMKPGVVPQLRRTLGIVFQDFKLLRDRTVEDNLALVAKVVGKTTLEAKRKVAQLLTLVGLSHKAQMVPYKLSSGEQQRVAMARALMNDPLILLADEPTGNLDPELATDVLRLLFEINAQGTTVLVATHNLKLAEEAGCRTVFLKQGRIVGEWQQVNRLAG; encoded by the coding sequence ATGATCCAGATGTTCCATGTGTACAAGACGTTTGGAAAAGATCTGGAGGCCTTGGTCGATGTCGATCTTCATATTCACAAAGGGGAGATGGTCTTCCTGACCGGCCCCAACGGCGCCGGCAAAAGCACGCTACTCCGCTTGATCTTTTGTGACGAGCTTCCCACCTCCGGCCAGATCCTGGTCAATGGCCGCAACATCGTCCGCATGAAACCGGGAGTAGTTCCGCAACTCAGGCGGACTCTGGGAATCGTCTTTCAGGATTTTAAGCTCCTTCGCGACCGTACTGTGGAGGACAATCTCGCCTTGGTGGCCAAGGTGGTCGGCAAGACCACGTTAGAGGCCAAGCGGAAGGTCGCCCAACTGCTGACGCTGGTTGGGCTGTCCCACAAGGCACAGATGGTGCCGTATAAGCTGTCAAGCGGCGAACAGCAGCGGGTGGCAATGGCAAGAGCGCTGATGAACGATCCGCTCATCCTCTTGGCCGACGAGCCGACCGGGAATCTGGATCCCGAGCTGGCCACGGACGTTCTTCGACTGCTCTTTGAGATTAACGCACAGGGTACCACTGTCTTGGTGGCCACCCACAATCTCAAACTGGCGGAAGAGGCGGGCTGCCGGACAGTATTCCTTAAACAGGGAAGGATTGTTGGCGAATGGCAGCAGGTGAATCGACTGGCAGGTTGA
- a CDS encoding ketohexokinase produces the protein MARILAIGTATLDLIFTLARYPDEDAELRASGLCISPGGNAANTLIVLGQLGHTCAFGGVLADGPEATPILERLARHQIDLTACRAVRGRPPTSCVLLSLEGGSRTIVHYRDLPEYSGDDFGRIDLASFDWVHFEARDGPETVRMIRRLRESRPDLPCSVEVEKPRPGIEAVFADAMLLIFSRAYAGHRGFDAPHPFLLRMREQAPHADLIVTWGKEGAYGLDSRGAIHHSPAYPPVEVKDTLGAGDTFNAGLIDAYLKSLGLAEALSQACRLSGKKCGQIGLEGLAGKGR, from the coding sequence ATGGCGCGTATCCTGGCCATCGGCACTGCGACGCTTGACCTCATCTTTACCCTCGCACGCTACCCTGATGAGGATGCCGAGCTTCGCGCCAGTGGGCTCTGCATCAGCCCGGGCGGCAACGCTGCCAATACCCTGATTGTCCTCGGTCAACTGGGCCACACGTGCGCCTTTGGGGGTGTATTGGCGGATGGCCCAGAGGCTACCCCAATTCTGGAGCGTTTGGCCCGCCATCAGATCGACCTTACCGCTTGCCGCGCTGTTCGTGGCCGACCGCCGACCTCATGTGTCCTGTTGAGTCTCGAAGGGGGCTCGCGGACCATCGTGCATTATCGTGACCTGCCTGAGTATAGCGGTGACGACTTCGGACGGATTGATCTCGCGTCGTTCGACTGGGTCCATTTCGAGGCCCGTGATGGGCCGGAAACAGTCCGCATGATCCGACGACTCCGGGAGAGCCGCCCGGACCTTCCGTGTTCGGTCGAGGTTGAGAAGCCGCGTCCAGGGATCGAGGCGGTGTTCGCCGACGCGATGCTGCTGATCTTCTCACGCGCCTATGCCGGCCACCGCGGATTCGATGCGCCCCATCCCTTCTTGCTCCGGATGCGGGAGCAGGCCCCTCACGCCGACCTGATCGTCACATGGGGCAAAGAAGGCGCTTATGGTCTCGATAGCCGGGGCGCGATTCACCACAGTCCCGCGTATCCTCCTGTCGAGGTGAAAGACACGCTGGGAGCTGGCGATACGTTTAACGCCGGGCTGATCGACGCCTACCTCAAGAGCCTTGGGTTGGCCGAGGCCCTGTCACAGGCCTGCCGCCTGTCCGGTAAGAAATGCGGCCAGATCGGCCTGGAGGGATTGGCAGGTAAGGGGCGCTAG
- a CDS encoding ATPase codes for MDIIHDVNDIHSERELQYRPRWIAPAVQAAVSDHPVVVLSGARQVGKSTFLQHEAPFSGWRYITLDDLDVLRQARNDPSPLWAGVEQVVLDEVQRVPELLSAVKVAVDQRRRKVRFILSGSANLLLMRQVSESLAGRALYFSMLPMALGEMHGRSAPDLLLNLLQGKMPTEGRTERPSGELSALMLRGCMPPLLALSQPQMWIRWWEGYVMTYLERDLRRLSQIEALSDFRRLMQVLALRSGQVLNQTEVARDIGMSQPTVHRYINLLETTSLLERLPAFARNRTKRIMKSPKIYWIDPGLVAYLSGHHEAEALYASREAGAMFETLVFLHLRALTQLLVPRPHLYYWRTVTGKETDFVIEQGRRLIAVEVKLGTSPRYADAAGLRVFLDEYPETAAGILIHSGDKVQYLHEKIVAVPWHLLAGEGTSGQ; via the coding sequence ATGGATATCATTCACGATGTGAATGATATCCATTCAGAACGTGAGTTGCAATATCGGCCGCGCTGGATCGCTCCCGCAGTCCAAGCCGCGGTCTCGGATCATCCGGTAGTCGTCCTGTCCGGCGCCAGACAGGTCGGCAAAAGCACCTTTTTGCAGCATGAAGCGCCGTTCTCCGGGTGGCGCTATATCACTCTCGATGATCTCGACGTGCTGCGCCAAGCCAGGAATGATCCCTCCCCCCTTTGGGCCGGGGTAGAGCAGGTGGTGTTAGACGAGGTGCAGAGGGTGCCGGAACTGCTCTCCGCTGTCAAGGTGGCCGTCGATCAACGGCGAAGGAAGGTTCGTTTCATCCTTTCAGGCTCAGCCAATCTCCTCCTGATGCGGCAGGTGAGTGAAAGCCTGGCGGGTCGCGCCTTATATTTTTCCATGCTCCCGATGGCTCTCGGAGAGATGCACGGGAGATCGGCGCCAGATTTGCTCCTCAACCTTTTACAGGGGAAGATGCCGACTGAGGGGCGGACCGAACGTCCGTCCGGAGAGCTGTCGGCACTCATGCTGCGCGGATGCATGCCGCCGCTACTGGCCTTATCCCAGCCTCAGATGTGGATCCGTTGGTGGGAGGGCTACGTGATGACGTATCTGGAGCGGGACTTGCGCCGGTTGTCGCAGATCGAAGCGTTGTCTGATTTCCGCCGGCTGATGCAAGTCCTTGCCCTGCGGAGCGGTCAGGTACTCAATCAGACTGAAGTCGCTCGAGATATCGGAATGAGTCAGCCTACCGTACACCGGTATATTAACCTGCTTGAAACCACCAGCCTTCTGGAGCGACTGCCCGCATTCGCCCGCAATCGTACGAAGCGGATCATGAAGTCTCCGAAGATCTACTGGATCGACCCCGGGTTGGTCGCGTATCTTTCAGGCCATCACGAGGCCGAAGCCCTGTATGCCTCCAGAGAGGCGGGGGCCATGTTTGAGACCTTGGTCTTCCTGCATCTGCGCGCACTCACGCAATTGCTGGTGCCCAGGCCGCACCTGTACTATTGGCGGACGGTAACCGGGAAGGAGACCGATTTTGTCATCGAGCAGGGGCGGAGGCTGATAGCGGTAGAGGTCAAGCTGGGTACGTCCCCGCGCTATGCCGACGCAGCGGGGCTGCGGGTATTTTTGGACGAATATCCGGAGACGGCAGCAGGCATCCTGATTCATTCGGGCGACAAGGTGCAATATCTGCATGAGAAGATCGTTGCCGTTCCGTGGCACCTTCTCGCCGGCGAGGGGACGAGTGGTCAATAA